CTTCCGGACATCTCTGAAAGACTGGAGGCCTTTCCTTCAGCTCAAGGTGAATCGGCTGGTGTCTATGTTACACGGGGAATCTCTAGAGATCGAAAGAAGAACGGAGGAGACCCGTGAGACTCATTGGCATGTTGAACGAGTGACGCGGGCGACTTTTTACGCGGTAGCCCGCTATGCTGTCCGTCCATACTCCGGCCGACTCTTGAATATCGTGGCATCGAGACGGCGCGTAGCCGAATCGATCGTCGACACGAGGCGTGTTTGGGAGGCTCTTGCAGGTGGGGAGAGTCAGACCGTGGAGGTCGCTGCAGAGGACTCAGGGCTTCTCTTCACCCTACCTCACGTGGAAGACGTCTCCACCTGTGTTCAGGCCTTTCTCGCCGCTGATGCCACGAATAACACCCTCTGCGATCGCAGTGATCGCGTTATGCGTATGTAATTTCATCTCCTTTCTTCTTGAGCGTGAGATTGGTTTGCAATGCCATTCAGACGTTTTATCCGTTTTGTTGTGCAGCGGTCGAAAGCGATGGCCTGGCTCATGGTCTCAGCCGGTGTCATGTCAGGTCTCTTGAGTGCCGGAGTGATCGCGCTCATTAATCATGTCCTTCATCATCCTTCCGAAGATTCGCACCTCGTGATGGTGGGGTTTGTCTTCCTTGTGGCCGGGAAGCTTCTGTCCAACCTCTGGTCCCAGCTTCTGCTGGTCCGATTCAGCCAAGACACGATTTTGGATCTTTCGCTGACGCTCTGCTCGAAGATCGTGCGGGCCCCGTTGCGCCGCTCCGAGCAGCGAGGGGCTGCCCATATCCTTGTGACGCTGACGGATGACGTCAGTTGGGTCACTTGGGCGATCCAATGCTTTCCACAGTTGATCATGAATGTGGCCGTGGTGCTGGGTTGCGGGTTCTACCTTGCCTGGTTGTCGTGGGGTACGTTTTTGGGCGTGGCTGGAGTTACCCTGCTTGGTGCCCTGGGGTATCAGTGGCTGCATACCAGCGCGTTCAGCGTGATCTATGCCGCTCGTGAGGCCAGGGCCGCGTTGTTTCAACACTTTCGTTCCCTCACTGACGGACTGAAAGAGTTGTTGATGCATCGGGCTCGGCGGCAAGAATTCGTCAATCAGGAAATACGCGGGGCTGCGGAATCGTATCGGCTCACAAACTTGGATGCCACACGGAGGCAAGCTCTGGCGGAAGCCTGGACCCAGTTTTCGTTTTATGCCCTTATTGGTTTCATCGTCTTTCTGTTTCCATCTGTGGTGACGGTGTCACCCGAGGCCCTGACCGGGTATGTGGTGGCCGTCCTCTATATGATGGGCCCTATCTGGGGCATTATCGGGGCGTTACCCACTCTTGAACGAGGCCAAGTGGCATTGGAGAACATTGAACGATTAGGCGTGTCTTTGGACGTCGGCCACGAGGATACCCAGACGTTCGCCGTGCCAAGCATTGAGGCAAGGATCGCTCCTATTGTGCGGTGGAACGAGGTCGTGTTTTCGTACGGCGAAGAGAAAGGAGTCGAGACTCCATTCTCGCTTGGTCCAATCAATCTTGAGCTGCATCCGGGCGAACTGGTGTATGTGATTGGAGGGAATGGGAGCGGGAAGTCGACGTTTGTGAAAGTTCTTACAGGGCTGTATCAGACTTCACAGGGGGATGTCACGCTGGCCGGCACGAGAATTACCGATGCCAATCGGGAATGGTACCGTGAGCATTTTTCGGTCGTCTTTTCGGACTTTCACCTCTTCAAGAAACTTCTGGGCCAATCGGACGCTCAGGCCGAGAGGCTCGTGCCTCAATATTTGCGATTGCTGCACATGGATCAGAAAGTCACGGTGCATGAACGCACATTCTCGACGACCGATCTCTCGCAGGGGCAGCGAAAGCGTTTGGCGCTTCTCACGGCCTACTTGGAGGATCGCCCGATCTATGTGTTCGATGAATGGGCGGCGGATCAAGATCCGCAGTATAAGGAAATCTTTTACAAGACATTGCTTCCGGACTTACGTACGCGGGGGAAGTTGGTAGTCGTCATCACACACGATGACCGGTATTTTCATCTCGGCGATCAGGTCATTAAACTAGAAGATGGCAAGATGGTCGAGTATGTGAGTCCCGTAGCGGCCGGTCTTCGCCCGTAATGGCCTCATGCTGCTGAATAGTTCCTTTGAGGATGAGCCGTGCTGATTTCATTCCAGTCGAGTGAATGTGTTACGGATGTTGAGCGGCGGAGCCGCATCAGCCTTGAGCTGAAGGCTGTTCACCTCTGGGGAATTGAACTCGACGGATCGGCACGCTGTCTGGAACGCTGCGGGCGGTGGTTAGACGAGGAGGAGTGGCATCGGGCGGCGCGCTTGGTTCGAGAGGAAGATCGATCGCGCTACATATTTGCGCACGGGGGTCTCCGAGCGGTGCTTAGCCGATATTTGGGGACCGGTCCCGGCATGATAGCGTTGCATCGCAGTGCGGAGGGAAAGCCTTTCCTGAGTACGGAGTTAGGCTGTCAGCCTACCATCACATTCAATATGTCCCACGCCCATGGCCGTGCGCTTATCGCCGTTTCTATGGGGCAAGAGGTCGGGGTCGATCTCGAACGAATTCGGCCGGACATTGATGTTGTGAAGCTTTCTGAACGGTATTTTGCTCCTTCCGAACACACCAGGGTTATGCAAGC
This portion of the Nitrospirota bacterium genome encodes:
- a CDS encoding cyclic peptide export ABC transporter, with the protein product MPFRRFIRFVVQRSKAMAWLMVSAGVMSGLLSAGVIALINHVLHHPSEDSHLVMVGFVFLVAGKLLSNLWSQLLLVRFSQDTILDLSLTLCSKIVRAPLRRSEQRGAAHILVTLTDDVSWVTWAIQCFPQLIMNVAVVLGCGFYLAWLSWGTFLGVAGVTLLGALGYQWLHTSAFSVIYAAREARAALFQHFRSLTDGLKELLMHRARRQEFVNQEIRGAAESYRLTNLDATRRQALAEAWTQFSFYALIGFIVFLFPSVVTVSPEALTGYVVAVLYMMGPIWGIIGALPTLERGQVALENIERLGVSLDVGHEDTQTFAVPSIEARIAPIVRWNEVVFSYGEEKGVETPFSLGPINLELHPGELVYVIGGNGSGKSTFVKVLTGLYQTSQGDVTLAGTRITDANREWYREHFSVVFSDFHLFKKLLGQSDAQAERLVPQYLRLLHMDQKVTVHERTFSTTDLSQGQRKRLALLTAYLEDRPIYVFDEWAADQDPQYKEIFYKTLLPDLRTRGKLVVVITHDDRYFHLGDQVIKLEDGKMVEYVSPVAAGLRP
- a CDS encoding 4'-phosphopantetheinyl transferase superfamily protein; amino-acid sequence: MLISFQSSECVTDVERRSRISLELKAVHLWGIELDGSARCLERCGRWLDEEEWHRAARLVREEDRSRYIFAHGGLRAVLSRYLGTGPGMIALHRSAEGKPFLSTELGCQPTITFNMSHAHGRALIAVSMGQEVGVDLERIRPDIDVVKLSERYFAPSEHTRVMQADQEQRAERFFRYWVSKEAVLKAQGVGLQALSQCVVLLGADGVGAEIRVPE